One window of Ziziphus jujuba cultivar Dongzao chromosome 5, ASM3175591v1 genomic DNA carries:
- the LOC107419758 gene encoding chorismate mutase 2: MAEGNSPVPANGMTLEAVRDSLIRQEDTIIFSLIERAKFPLNSPTYQQSYASIPGFSGPLIDFFVKQAEALQAKTGRYQNPEEHPFFPDDLPPSLVPPYDFPPILHPAANSINVNNKIWDTYFNQLLPLLAKPGDDGNYASTATSDLNCLQAISRRIHYGNFVAEVKFKDAPEDYEPAIRAQDRDALMKLLTFEAVEKMVVERVGKKTKTFAQEVTLNSTSRNDQKCKVDPSVVSQLYEKWIMPLTKLVEVEYLLRRLD, translated from the exons ATGGCAGAAGGTAATTCTCCAGTTCCGGCGAACGGAATGACGCTGGAAGCCGTGAGAGACTCATTGATCAGACAAGAAGACACTATTATTTTCAGTCTGATAGAAAGAGCAAAGTTCCCCTTGAATTCTCCAACCTATCAGCAATCTTACGCTTCCATTCCTGGATTTTCTGGTCCTTTGATTGACTTTTTTGTTAAACAAGCAGAAGCTCTTCAGGCGAAG ACTGGTAGATATCAAAATCCTGAAGAACATCCCTTTTTTCCAGACGATTTACCACCTTCATTGGTGCCGCCATATGACTTTCCACCG ATATTGCATCCTGCAGCGAATTCCATCAacgttaataataaaatatgggaTACATACTTCAACCAATTGCTTCCTTTGTTGGCCAAACCAGGTGATGATGGAAATTATGCATCAACAGCCACGAGCGACCTCAATTGTTTACAG GCCATATCAAGAAGGATACATTATGGAAACTTTGTAGCTGAGGTCAAATTCAAGGATGCCCCAGAAGACTATGAGCCCGCAATTCGCGCTCAG GACAGAGATGCTCTAATGAAACTGTTGACATTTGAAGCAGTAGAAAAGATGGTGGTAGAAAGGGTTGGAAAGAAGACGAAGACATTTGCACAGGAAGTAACATTGAACAGCACCAGTAGGAACGACCAAAAGTGCAAGGTGGATCCAAGTGTGGTTTCTCAACTCTATGAAAAATGGATAATGCCTCTCACAAAACTTGTTGAAGTAGAGTACCTCCTTCGCCGGCTCGATTGA